In a single window of the Aureibacillus halotolerans genome:
- the spoVG gene encoding septation regulator SpoVG — protein sequence MEVTDVRLRRVNTEGRMRAIASITLDHEFVVHDIRVIDGNNGLFVAMPSKRTPDGEFRDIAHPINSNTRGKIQDAVLTEYHKAGELEEEYEEAGAS from the coding sequence ATGGAAGTAACAGACGTGAGATTACGCCGCGTGAATACCGAGGGACGAATGAGAGCGATTGCCTCAATTACATTGGATCATGAATTTGTTGTTCATGACATCCGAGTGATTGATGGGAACAATGGCCTGTTTGTTGCTATGCCAAGCAAACGGACGCCGGATGGGGAATTTAGAGATATAGCACATCCGATTAATTCCAATACACGAGGAAAAATACAGGATGCTGTATTAACGGAATACCACAAGGCTGGCGAATTAGAAGAAGAGTATGAAGAAGCTGGTGCATCTTAA
- a CDS encoding polysaccharide deacetylase family protein: MNCHDLCTKRKTHQKGQRFFSLSLIRRLSLLCVIFCLSMPSQIRSQEAPIVYFAQKNEPIKNHIALTFDDGPDPRYTPHLLDILKEAGVHATFFVIGSNAQEHPDLIKRMVSEGHTVGNHTFSHPNISRLSYDQLINEMEATDNIIFQLTGQKPLFMRPPFGLLPPSHVAMLQSVNKKVILWSVDTEDWRGIPAGDILHKVRDGIRPGAIVLMHDGGSRKQDLSQTPVAVKKLIDEYSSSFEFITVDQLLSLPAYRK, from the coding sequence ATGAATTGTCATGATTTATGTACGAAACGTAAAACCCATCAAAAGGGTCAGCGGTTCTTCAGCTTATCCCTCATACGAAGGCTTTCGTTGCTTTGTGTTATTTTTTGTCTTTCCATGCCTTCTCAAATACGCTCACAGGAAGCGCCCATTGTCTATTTTGCACAAAAAAACGAACCCATTAAAAATCATATTGCCCTCACCTTTGATGACGGCCCTGACCCAAGATACACACCGCACCTCCTTGATATACTTAAAGAAGCAGGCGTTCATGCGACGTTTTTTGTCATTGGTAGCAATGCACAGGAACACCCTGATCTCATTAAACGTATGGTGTCTGAAGGACATACCGTCGGAAATCATACATTCTCACACCCTAACATCTCGAGGCTCTCTTATGATCAATTGATAAACGAAATGGAGGCGACAGACAACATTATTTTCCAATTAACTGGACAAAAGCCCTTGTTTATGCGCCCTCCATTCGGCCTACTTCCTCCATCCCACGTCGCCATGCTTCAATCTGTAAATAAAAAAGTCATTCTTTGGTCAGTTGATACCGAGGATTGGCGTGGTATTCCTGCGGGCGATATCCTTCATAAAGTGCGCGACGGCATCCGCCCTGGAGCCATCGTGCTAATGCATGATGGTGGATCAAGAAAACAAGATCTCTCACAAACACCGGTAGCCGTTAAAAAACTCATTGACGAGTATTCGTCATCTTTCGAATTTATTACGGTTGATCAGCTTTTGTCTCTCCCTGCCTACAGAAAATAA
- the glmU gene encoding bifunctional UDP-N-acetylglucosamine diphosphorylase/glucosamine-1-phosphate N-acetyltransferase GlmU, with product MSDRFAVVLAAGKGTRMKSKLYKVLHPVCGKAMVEHVVDALSALQVKDIVTVVGHGAQQVQDVLKGRSQFVNQNEQLGTAHAVLQTKDQLAGKKGVTLVVCGDTPLLTANTLESLFQKHDSTGAKATVLTAHTNAPEGYGRIVRNSDGIVERIVEHKDASPDERDICEINTGTYCFDNETLFELLEKVGNDNSQGEYYLPDVIELIQENGWKVAAQDAPTFSETIGINDRVALANAEHAMRERILTAHMRQGVTIIDPTSTYIGTDVTIGQDTTVYPGTSIHGATTIGEDCLIGPHTELQNAVIGNASTVKQSVMHDSQIGHNTTVGPYSHLRPGTDIGDACRVGNFVEMKKTSFGHGSKAPHLSYIGDAVIGEGVNLGCGSITVNYDGANKHQTTVEDGAFIGCNSNLVAPVTVGAGAFVAAGSTITEDVPANALSIARSRQVNKEEYNRKTK from the coding sequence ATGAGCGATCGATTTGCTGTCGTATTAGCAGCTGGAAAAGGCACGAGAATGAAGTCAAAGCTTTACAAGGTGTTGCACCCAGTATGTGGGAAGGCAATGGTTGAACATGTGGTTGATGCCCTTAGTGCGTTGCAGGTGAAGGACATCGTTACTGTCGTCGGACATGGCGCACAGCAAGTACAAGATGTCTTAAAAGGGCGATCCCAATTTGTGAACCAAAACGAGCAGCTAGGTACAGCACATGCTGTCCTGCAAACGAAAGATCAGCTCGCTGGGAAAAAAGGGGTCACCCTTGTCGTGTGTGGGGATACACCGCTACTGACAGCGAACACTTTGGAATCTCTTTTTCAAAAGCACGATTCAACTGGAGCGAAAGCCACTGTTTTAACAGCTCACACGAATGCTCCAGAAGGTTATGGTCGCATTGTTCGAAATAGCGATGGTATCGTTGAACGAATCGTTGAACACAAGGATGCCTCCCCGGACGAGCGAGATATTTGTGAGATTAATACAGGGACGTATTGCTTCGATAATGAAACCCTTTTTGAGCTCTTAGAGAAGGTTGGCAACGATAATAGCCAGGGTGAATATTATTTGCCAGATGTCATAGAACTTATACAAGAGAATGGCTGGAAGGTCGCTGCCCAAGATGCACCGACTTTTAGTGAAACGATTGGTATTAACGATCGTGTGGCATTGGCAAATGCAGAACATGCCATGCGAGAAAGAATTTTGACCGCGCATATGCGTCAGGGTGTGACAATTATTGACCCTACATCAACGTACATTGGAACTGATGTCACGATTGGACAGGACACAACCGTCTATCCAGGAACAAGTATCCATGGGGCAACAACGATTGGTGAGGATTGTTTGATTGGCCCCCACACAGAGCTGCAAAATGCGGTTATTGGGAATGCATCAACAGTTAAGCAGTCTGTGATGCATGACAGTCAGATCGGTCACAACACCACTGTTGGTCCGTATAGTCATTTGCGTCCTGGGACTGATATTGGTGATGCATGTAGAGTAGGAAACTTTGTTGAAATGAAAAAGACATCCTTCGGTCATGGAAGCAAAGCGCCTCATTTAAGTTATATTGGCGATGCAGTGATCGGTGAAGGAGTCAATCTTGGTTGTGGTTCAATTACAGTAAATTATGATGGGGCGAACAAGCATCAAACGACCGTGGAGGATGGTGCTTTTATTGGCTGTAACTCCAATTTGGTTGCTCCAGTAACCGTTGGGGCAGGTGCTTTTGTTGCTGCAGGATCGACGATTACTGAAGATGTTCCTGCGAACGCCTTATCGATAGCAAGAAGTCGTCAAGTCAATAAAGAAGAATACAACCGAAAAACGAAATAG